In Nocardioides sp. InS609-2, a single genomic region encodes these proteins:
- a CDS encoding F0F1 ATP synthase subunit epsilon produces MSDSQLQVELVAADRLVWSGEAKMVIARTTEGDVGILPNHAPLLSVIIEGVVDVQTADGETWVAAVDAGFLSVAHNRVSILSEHAEMSHEIDLEKARHDLERHKASGENDDAAQEAVRRAEARIRAVEMAS; encoded by the coding sequence ATGAGTGACTCCCAGCTGCAGGTGGAGCTCGTCGCCGCCGACCGCCTCGTGTGGTCGGGGGAGGCGAAGATGGTGATCGCCCGCACCACCGAGGGCGACGTCGGCATCCTGCCGAACCACGCTCCGTTGCTGTCGGTGATCATCGAGGGTGTCGTCGACGTGCAGACCGCCGACGGCGAGACCTGGGTCGCTGCCGTGGACGCCGGCTTCCTGTCGGTGGCCCACAACCGTGTCTCGATCCTCTCCGAGCACGCCGAGATGTCACACGAGATCGACCTGGAGAAGGCACGCCACGATCTCGAGCGGCACAAGGCCTCGGGCGAGAACGACGACGCTGCGCAAGAGGCAGTCCGCCGGGCAGAGGCCCGGATCCGCGCCGTCGAAATGGCCTCTTGA
- a CDS encoding DUF2550 domain-containing protein: protein MPVWQWLLDAAGLLLALFLAYGIALISRRRVLSRNGGTFELSYRIRTTHPGRGWLLGLGRYSGDSLEWFRIFSLSPRPKREWQRGQVTYAGRREPSGVEQMSLYADHVVVSCSTPDGPLELAMDPSSLTGFQSWLEAGPPGGARHL from the coding sequence ATGCCGGTGTGGCAATGGCTGCTGGATGCAGCCGGCCTCCTGCTGGCGCTCTTCCTCGCTTACGGGATCGCGCTGATCTCGCGTCGCCGCGTGCTGTCTCGCAACGGCGGCACCTTCGAGCTGAGCTACCGCATCCGCACCACGCATCCTGGGCGCGGCTGGCTGCTCGGGCTCGGCCGCTACTCCGGCGACTCCCTCGAGTGGTTCCGGATCTTCTCACTCTCCCCGCGACCCAAGCGGGAGTGGCAGCGCGGCCAGGTCACCTACGCGGGCCGCCGAGAGCCGTCCGGTGTCGAGCAGATGTCCCTGTACGCCGACCATGTCGTGGTGTCCTGCTCCACACCTGACGGCCCGTTGGAGCTGGCGATGGATCCTTCGTCACTGACCGGGTTCCAGTCCTGGCTGGAAGCCGGGCCACCCGGCGGAGCGCGACACCTGTGA